Proteins encoded in a region of the Trichosurus vulpecula isolate mTriVul1 chromosome 9, mTriVul1.pri, whole genome shotgun sequence genome:
- the IQCF6 gene encoding IQ domain-containing protein F6 yields MGEAGRLQREDSGWAREKEEERGEETGHSWLRARVKAGIKIPFLPLSAPLLPQDKEIEAAIKIQAWWRGLLVRRTLLHAALRAWIIQCWWRAVLARALEKRRRTMLLLYSRQEGAVVKLQARARMWRIRRCFCRARAAACIIQAYWRWYASRNRKLENNHTTAEHLEIDIKILV; encoded by the coding sequence ATGGGAGAAGCAGGGAGATTGCAAAGAGAAGATAGCGGATGGGctagggaaaaagaagaggagaggggtgaAGAAACAGGGCACTCCTGGCTGAGGGCCAGGGTCAAAGCTGGGATAAagattccctttctccctctaagCGCCCCTCTTCTACCCCAGGACAAGGAGATTGAGGCAGCCATCAAGATCCAAGCCTGGTGGAGGGGCCTGCTGGTGCGACGAACGTTACTGCACGCAGCCCTCCGTGCCTGGATCATTCAGTGCTGGTGGCGGGCTGTGCTGGCCCGGGCCCTGGAAAAGCGACGGCGGACAATGCTGCTGCTCTACTCGCGGCAGGAGGGCGCCGTGGTCAAGCTGCAGGCGCGGGCGCGCATGTGGCGGATTCGCCGCTGCTTCTGCCGGGCGCGGGCTGCCGCCTGCATCATCCAGGCATACTGGCGCTGGTACGCCAGCCGAAACCGAAAACTGGAGAACAACCACACGACGGCAGAGCATTTGGAGATCGATATAAAAATTCTGGTTTAA
- the GRM2 gene encoding metabotropic glutamate receptor 2, producing the protein MGPTLLLLLLLLWGARGGAEAGAGSPGKKTLSLAGDLVLGGLFPVHQKGVPGAGGNGECGGPVNEQRGVQRLEAMLFALDRINSDPRLLPGVRLGAHILDSCSTDTHALEQALDFVRASLSRGAPGSRHVCPDGSYAIHGEPPTAITGVIGGSYSDVSIQVANLLRLFQIPQISYASTSAKLSDKSRYDYFARTVPPDFYQAKAMAEILRFFNWTYVSTVASEGDYGETGIEAFELEARARNICVATSEKVGRAMSRAAFEGVVRALLQKPSARVAVVFARSEDARELLAAAQRLNASFTWVASDGWGALESVVAGSEGAAEGALTIELASYPISDFATYFRALDPWNNSRNPWFREFWEQKFGCSFRRRDCGAHSLKTGPFEQESKIMFVVNAVYAMAHSLHNMHQALCPNTTHLCDAMRPVNGKRLYKDFMLNVKFDAPFRPADTHNEVRFDRFGDGIGRYNIFTYLRGGSGRYRYRKVGYWAEGLSLDTSLIPWASTQGTALPASRCSEPCLKNEMKSVQPGDVCCWLCIPCQPYEYLKDEFTCTDCGLGYWPNASLSGCFELPQEYIRWGDAWALGPVTISCLGFLATLFVLGVFVRHNGTPVVKASGRELCYILLAGVLLCYSMTFVFIAKPSTAVCALRRLGLGTAFSVCYSALLTKTNRIARIFGGGARDGARRPRFISPASQVAICLALISGQLLIVTIWLLVEAPGTGKETGPERREVVTLRCNHRDSSMLASLAYNVLLIALCTLYAFKTRKCPENFNEAKFIGFTMYTTCIIWLAFLPIFYVTSSDYRVQTTTMCVSVSLSGSVVLGCLFTPKLHIILFQPQKNVVSHRAPTSRFSVTAAGSSISHGSGSQFVPTVCNGREVVDSTTSSL; encoded by the exons ATGGGGCCAACTctgcttttgctgctgctgctgctgtggggaGCCAGGGGTGGGGCCGAGGCGGGAGCTGGGAGTCCAGGCAAGAAGACCCTAAGCCTGGCGGGGGACCTGGTTCTGGGCGGGTTGTTCCCGGTGCACCAGAAGGGAGTCCCGGGGGCTGGGGGGAACGGGGAGTGCGGCGGCCCTGTGAACGAACAGCGCGGTGTGCAGCGCCTGGAAGCCATGCTCTTCGCCCTGGACCGCATCAACAGTGACCCGAGGCTGCTACCCGGCGTGCGGCTGGGCGCGCACATCCTCGACAGCTGTTCCACCGACACGCACGCACTAGAACAGGCTCTGGACTTCGTGCGCGCCTCCCTCAGCCGCGGCGCCCCAGGCTCCCGCCACGTGTGCCCCGACGGCTCCTACGCCATCCACGGCGAGCCGCCCACAGCCATCACCGGCGTCATCGGCGGCTCCTACAGCGACGTCTCTATCCAG GTCGCCAACCTCCTCCGGCTTTTCCAGATCCCACAGATCAGCTATGCATCAACCAGTGCTAAGCTCAGCGACAAGTCCCGTTATGATTACTTTGCTCGCACCGTTCCACCAGACTTCTACCAGGCCAAGGCCATGGCTGAGATCCTCCGCTTCTTCAACTGGACCTACGTATCAACTGTGGCTTCCGAGGGGGACTACGGGGAGACTGGCATTGAGGCCTTTGAGCTGGAGGCCCGCGCCCGCAACATCTGTGTGGCCACCTCAGAGAAGGTGGGCCGGGCCATGAGCCGGGCTGCCTTTGAGGGTGTGGTTCGGGCCCTGTTGCAGAAGCCCAGTGCCCGAGTGGCTGTTGTATTTGCTCGCTCTGAGGATGCCCGTGAACTTTTGGCAGCTGCCCAACGCCTCAATGCCTCCTTCACCTGGGTGGCCAGTGATGGTTGGGGTGCCCTGGAAAGTGTGGTAGCGGGCAGTGAAGGAGCAGCAGAGGGTGCCCTCACCATTGAGCTGGCCTCCTACCCCATCAGTGACTTTGCCACCTATTTTCGGGCCCTTGACCCATGGAACAACAGTAGAAACCCTTGGTTTAGAGAATTCTGGGAGCAGAAGTTTGGGTGTAGCTTCCGCCGGCGGGACTGTGGGGCCCACTCACTCAAGACAGGGCCCTTTGAGCAGGAGTCCAAAATTATGTTTGTGGTCAATGCTGTGTATGCTATGGCCCACAGCCTGCACAACATGCACCAAGCCTTGTGCCCCAACACCACTCATCTCTGTGATGCCATGCGCCCTGTCAATGGGAAGCGGCTCTACAAAGACTTCATGCTCAATGTCAAGTTTGATG CACCTTTCCGACCGGCTGACACCCACAACGAGGTGCGTTTCGACCGCTTTGGCGATGGCATCGGCCGATACAATATCTTCACCTACCTGCGCGGAGGCAGTGGACGCTACCGATACCGAAAGGTCGGCTATTGGGCTGAGGGCCTGAGTCTGGACACCAGCCTCATCCCATGGGCCTCAACCCAAGGCACCGCCCTTCCTGCCTCCCGATGCAGTGAACCCTGCCTGAAGAATGAGATGAAGAGCGTCCAGCCCGGTGATGTCTGCTGCTGGCTCTGCATTCCGTGCCAGCCCTATGAGTATCTGAAGGATGAGTTCACCTGCACCGATTGTGGGTTGGGTTACTGGCCCAACGCCAGCCTGTCTGGGTGCTTTGAGCTGCCCCAAGAGTACATCCGCTGGGGAGATGCTTGGGCCTTGGGGCCAGTCACAATCTCCTGCTTGGGCTTCCTCGCCACCCTCTTTGTCCTGGGCGTCTTTGTCCGCCACAATGGGACACCTGTGGTCAAAGCCTCAGGCCGGGAGCTCTGCTACATCCTTCTGGCCGGTGTCCTGCTCTGTTATTCCATGACTTTCGTATTCATTGCCAAGCCCTCCACGGCAGTATGCGCCCTCCGACGACTTGGCTTGGGCACTGCCTTTTCCGTCTGCTATTCGGCCCTGCTCACCAAGACCAACCGCATCGCGCGCATCTTTGGTGGCGGCGCCCGAGACGGAGCCCGGCGCCCGCGTTTCATAAGTCCTGCTTCCCAGGTGGCCATCTGTCTGGCCCTCATCTCGGGCCAGCTGCTCATTGTGACCATCTGGCTGCTGGTGGAGGCTCCGGGCACGGGCAAGGAGACTGGGCCCGAGAGAAGGGAGGTGGTGACCCTGCGCTGCAACCATCGGGACTCCAGTATGCTGGCTTCTCTCGCCTACAATGTGCTGCTCATTGCGCTCTGCACCCTCTATGCCTTCAAGACCCGCAAGTGTCCAGAGAACTTTAACGAGGCCAAATTCATCGGCTTCACCATGTACACCACCTGCATCATCTGGCTGGCCTTTCTGCCCATCTTCTATGTGACCTCCAGTGACTACAGG